A genome region from Fodinibius salicampi includes the following:
- the coaBC gene encoding bifunctional phosphopantothenoylcysteine decarboxylase/phosphopantothenate--cysteine ligase CoaBC produces MLSGKRIILGVSGGIAAYKAAFLLRAYQKAGAEVRVTMTPDARRFVGAETFASLSKHSVAIDIFSENQTTSNSWTKHIDWGEWADLFVIAPCTANTLGKIAGGLSDNMLTATVMAARCPLLLCPTMDGEMYRSPAVKRNLETLKRDGIHILEPEEGYLASGLEGKGRLPKIENILAKSREIIKENLKEGLLTNKKVVVTAGPTREFIDPVRFISNPSSGKMGVAMARAAQKLGGEVSLIHGPIQVPIPKGLSSTEITSAHDLFEEVKKQADAEVIIMAAAVADFTPADTSDQKVKKDQADTSLSLQKTHDILSWLGKNKQNGQILIGFAMETENLIEQAKKKRARKKIDWILANSIASKESGFATDKNTIIALSEEYQQTFSGDKEIIAEQILNMIFGDKA; encoded by the coding sequence ATGCTATCCGGTAAACGGATTATTTTAGGAGTTTCTGGTGGAATAGCAGCCTACAAGGCTGCTTTTCTTTTACGGGCGTATCAAAAAGCAGGCGCCGAAGTACGCGTAACCATGACGCCCGATGCCCGACGATTTGTAGGCGCAGAAACTTTTGCCTCTCTTTCTAAGCATAGCGTTGCTATTGATATCTTTTCTGAAAACCAAACCACTTCCAATAGCTGGACTAAACACATCGACTGGGGCGAATGGGCCGATCTTTTTGTTATTGCTCCTTGCACAGCGAATACGCTTGGAAAGATTGCCGGTGGACTTTCTGATAATATGCTAACCGCTACCGTCATGGCTGCCCGTTGTCCACTCCTGCTATGTCCCACTATGGATGGTGAGATGTACCGCTCCCCGGCCGTTAAGCGAAACCTGGAAACGCTCAAAAGAGATGGGATTCATATACTGGAACCGGAGGAAGGTTACCTGGCCAGTGGATTGGAGGGTAAAGGACGCCTCCCTAAGATAGAGAATATTTTGGCAAAAAGTCGTGAAATTATCAAGGAGAATCTAAAAGAAGGACTTCTCACCAATAAAAAAGTAGTGGTTACCGCTGGTCCTACCCGGGAATTTATTGATCCGGTACGCTTTATTTCTAATCCCAGTTCCGGTAAAATGGGGGTGGCCATGGCCAGAGCTGCACAAAAGCTGGGTGGCGAAGTCTCTCTTATTCATGGCCCCATTCAAGTTCCAATCCCAAAGGGACTATCCTCTACTGAAATTACATCTGCCCATGACCTTTTTGAGGAAGTAAAAAAGCAAGCGGATGCAGAGGTTATTATTATGGCTGCGGCCGTAGCTGATTTTACACCTGCTGATACTTCTGACCAAAAAGTTAAGAAAGACCAGGCTGATACTTCCCTATCCCTACAAAAAACGCATGATATTTTATCCTGGCTTGGAAAAAACAAGCAAAATGGACAAATACTTATCGGCTTTGCCATGGAAACAGAAAATCTAATTGAACAAGCTAAAAAAAAGAGAGCACGAAAGAAGATCGACTGGATTTTAGCCAATTCTATTGCTAGCAAGGAAAGTGGCTTTGCCACTGATAAAAATACAATCATAGCCCTGAGCGAAGAGTACCAGCAAACCTTTTCCGGTGATAAAGAAATAATCGCCGAACAAATACTAAATATGATTTTCGGCGACAAAGCCTAA
- a CDS encoding PAS domain S-box protein, which produces MDWKLFELNPKPVLVYGVNSQRVLKVNQAFCKKYGYSESEASSLTIPQLHPEEQRKWAKKALEDIQEDSSSRNHLWRHISKDGEQFFVEISSHSYSYEEVNARMVFIHDVTERIEAERKAQKAFDELNHHVNNSPLGMVKWNADFEIIEWNDRAAEKMGYSSEEVMGKTPYDFNYHSADELETVEQEMDYLISGKKEKSRYDVKLYDKNSELIDLRVHASARRNDDGALISVITFLEEVTEQKKIQLRYQRLFENANDGIFLMEKDRFIECNEQVCTIFGCSKNEILGNTPADFSPEYQPDGEPSLQKARKVINKSLTEGPQVFYWQHQRKDGSLIDTEVSLNSVSLGENIYIQAVVRDVTKQKENERKLRRSEELFRNLFLQAPSAMVMVDTENNVSKINKSFEDLFGYTEEEVLGQNLDEVLSSGDGAPKMSNDGLHGNRLYTDIKRYTKDGEELDLLLSIIPVHLDGEPIAGFGIYMDISEQKEYERKLKQSVHDKKILLEEIHHRVKNNLAIVSGLLQMQVMSVDDERLASYLQNSQLRIQSMSIVHEMLYQSKTLSEIEMDSYIEKLVRVITNTLQPEDKDIDVNVSSEDFWLNINQAIPCALIVNELVTNSFEYAFEGRDSGQLDVAISKKEDMVRVQVQDDGIGLPENFEEMRKTSLGMSLIENLTKQLETEIEIESGDWGSEFEFTFIKADKPGSSSSGKI; this is translated from the coding sequence ATGGATTGGAAACTTTTTGAATTAAATCCTAAGCCGGTTTTGGTTTATGGTGTGAATTCTCAACGGGTACTTAAGGTAAACCAGGCGTTTTGCAAAAAGTACGGCTATTCAGAGAGCGAAGCTTCTTCATTAACCATACCACAATTACATCCTGAAGAGCAAAGAAAGTGGGCTAAAAAGGCATTAGAAGATATTCAGGAAGATTCTTCATCCAGAAATCATCTTTGGCGTCATATCTCAAAGGATGGAGAGCAGTTTTTCGTAGAAATCTCTTCTCATTCCTATAGCTATGAAGAAGTAAACGCCCGAATGGTATTTATTCATGATGTGACGGAGCGGATAGAAGCAGAACGTAAAGCTCAGAAAGCATTTGACGAGCTGAATCATCATGTAAATAACAGTCCGTTGGGGATGGTAAAATGGAATGCTGATTTCGAGATCATTGAATGGAATGACCGAGCGGCAGAAAAAATGGGATACAGCTCGGAAGAAGTAATGGGAAAGACACCCTATGACTTTAATTATCATTCAGCCGATGAGCTTGAAACTGTAGAGCAAGAAATGGATTATCTAATATCCGGTAAAAAAGAAAAATCTCGTTACGATGTTAAACTATACGACAAAAATTCAGAACTGATTGATTTAAGAGTCCATGCTTCAGCACGCAGGAACGATGACGGGGCATTAATATCGGTAATTACCTTCCTGGAAGAGGTGACAGAACAAAAGAAGATACAGCTTCGGTACCAGCGGCTGTTTGAAAATGCCAATGATGGGATCTTTTTAATGGAAAAAGATCGCTTTATAGAGTGCAATGAGCAGGTCTGCACTATTTTTGGCTGCAGTAAAAATGAAATTTTAGGCAATACACCGGCTGATTTTTCACCGGAATATCAGCCAGACGGTGAACCTTCCCTGCAAAAAGCCCGAAAGGTTATCAATAAATCCCTTACCGAAGGTCCTCAAGTATTTTATTGGCAGCATCAGCGTAAAGACGGGTCACTCATTGATACTGAAGTAAGTTTAAATAGTGTGAGTCTTGGGGAAAATATTTATATACAGGCTGTTGTCCGAGATGTTACCAAACAAAAAGAAAATGAACGAAAGCTTCGCAGGAGTGAAGAGCTATTTCGAAATCTGTTTCTGCAGGCTCCCAGCGCGATGGTTATGGTCGATACAGAGAATAATGTATCAAAGATTAATAAAAGCTTTGAAGATCTTTTCGGTTATACAGAAGAGGAAGTGTTGGGCCAAAATCTCGATGAGGTTTTATCCTCCGGAGATGGTGCGCCTAAAATGTCGAATGATGGACTGCATGGCAATCGACTATATACGGATATCAAAAGATATACTAAAGATGGAGAAGAGCTCGACCTGTTGCTGAGTATTATTCCGGTGCACCTTGATGGTGAACCTATTGCGGGCTTTGGAATCTATATGGATATATCAGAGCAGAAAGAATATGAGCGAAAGCTTAAACAATCGGTGCATGACAAAAAGATCTTGCTGGAAGAAATTCATCATCGGGTTAAAAATAACCTCGCTATTGTATCGGGATTATTACAAATGCAGGTTATGAGTGTAGATGATGAGCGCCTTGCCAGTTATTTGCAAAATAGTCAGCTTCGCATTCAGTCGATGTCTATTGTCCATGAGATGTTGTATCAATCCAAAACACTCTCCGAAATTGAAATGGACAGCTATATTGAGAAACTCGTTCGGGTAATTACCAATACCTTGCAACCTGAAGACAAGGATATCGACGTTAATGTATCGAGTGAAGATTTCTGGCTTAATATTAATCAGGCTATTCCTTGTGCATTAATTGTTAACGAATTAGTTACTAACAGTTTTGAATATGCATTTGAAGGTAGAGATTCAGGACAGCTAGATGTGGCGATATCAAAGAAAGAGGACATGGTACGAGTGCAAGTCCAGGATGATGGTATAGGGCTTCCGGAAAATTTTGAGGAAATGAGAAAAACTTCCTTGGGGATGTCCCTTATAGAAAACCTAACCAAACAACTAGAAACAGAAATTGAAATAGAAAGTGGTGATTGGGGCTCTGAATTTGAATTTACCTTTATCAAAGCAGATAAGCCCGGCTCAAGCAGTTCGGGTAAAATTTAA